A stretch of Besnoitia besnoiti strain Bb-Ger1 chromosome III, whole genome shotgun sequence DNA encodes these proteins:
- a CDS encoding hypothetical protein (encoded by transcript BESB_047370), protein MRRLPFFASSAEMADSSAGAARSRDRNACLSQSPPLAPRASSTLPRPFSPFLRRSQPEGRDCSPHEASLAPPAAESRRPDGDQPLDGEDTDGAGDKQEDVPEPAERCERSRHWRHFEGDSFRDAPAQERGERLGACRGRVAPRSREAEGKQADEDARASPLHIRAPSPPPPRQPPCCISLSPRCYAADAPQLLSPPFLSPSSRSLTSSLSSLASLSSLASESCSSSFAAIGAAAERLRLRDRLLLLFLVSLSAASPHFFRHSLTTFQLFFTRDSRLQYSDLLHGLLFSLLELPAVPASLLAGFWRSSRRERRRKDHDPREEKIREGIPPPEETQAEQREAVGAEEEGRECRGQGGEGERARGGEGRESAWVRTRSGASARERSGFENLEDEPRGQGDAPERAAAESRSAKVLARLHSPSSSLSFCVPAPPPSAPLVEPALGVPRLLSPPRRRDLLSKASSRSVSPSSSPEPRAARRQSLRTRGRAWDDSEPTGILWGAAVCWVGQLCFAVSISVFAFLPAACLTIMVAGAGGGALVVLQRAAIVSLFPDSPAGAMAVSVACNAVAKTLGRLGPAFLVSLFAASSSSSSSSSSSSASRLPQEGDALEASHGEGNADSSSPSSAAKVPAAAAVSSAQLFPANGADYYYYRALILGMALASGLSVLAAWGVRRVARRLHVFLFGGAAAASPPRKHQRANAEPKNPRKPSARSLGSLEEPLLAAPCAPYAATDAPRDDEAGLAGRGDAPLELRWRLCGATVTPRGGPESFPCASPPCLAQGDGEREKRPRGEAAAVAQPGAGAETRESFCAPSRPRASSVSPPASAHYRPPFPLGSSSSSSFLDEADAEEVTIYRNSSSLAHRRPPGEADSEVARQRPSSPSSLSRSPPSSASWSSPSPSQKSGDEADALERREAKEGAADAVGWRAYASSHAVCLPPRLTQPSRGKPTPSSPSCGSFLAQSLPSPPSSRFSPPCGGRETLKAAPAAAAEASVGLAGAGADEGGGRPSGRRGGGASRVQSLPARCRMCWREQRHEFQRTIGKLGKEFWSVVIIHALIVAVGHCFLSFSSSIFYRVYKASFLHAAFYAALITVTTIVLLPVFAYLIDRVGGSLALVAVGMLLMWLVFCGTIALQPPSPSALSSSASSSSSAFLGSPPPPAPPEFPAASFPSASFLSSPPHSLLVLLPLLPSILRLDLWPSPLLFPASPSDSSVSSLPSSASSAMSPSVSAASPPHSGASESADAPVLYSASPLPRTHEGSSPAPEASSSSIFSGPRRAVPLGVGGYRRQPEGDDGHEEQGGSAEVEEGRWAVLTALLLGIAEALLPTVLMALVADKAVVPDPALYGVAFALMEVGKALAVAGTDAAFGFIVDRQNGSYVGGLWFLCLLIVISVIPFGVLVFAKLFGGEGNLKHLLAPLSAAAFLPHPRRQLYR, encoded by the exons atGCGTCGACTTCCATTTTTTGCCTCTTCTGCTGAGATGGCAGACTCGTCTGCAGGGGCCGCTCGGTCTAGAGACAGAaacgcctgtctctctcagtcgccgcctcttgcgccgcgcgcctcgtctactctcccgcgccctttctcgccttttctgcgtcgctcgcagCCCGAGGGCAGGGACTGCTCTCCGCATGAGGCTTCCCTCGctcctcccgccgccgagagcCGCAGGCCGGACGGCGACCAACCCCTCGACGGAGAGGACACTGACGGCGCAGGAGACAAGCAGGAAGACGTACCTGAACCTGCAGAACGATGCGAGAGGAGCCGGCATTGGCGCCACTTTGAAGGGGACAGCTTCAGGGATGCGCCTGCCCAAGAACGCGGTGAGCGGCTGGGGGCGTGCAGAGGGCGGGTGGCTCCTcgaagccgcgaggccgaaggcaAGCAGGCAGACGAAGATGCACGCGCCTCACCTCTGCACATAcgagcgccgtcgcctcctccccctcggcagccgccctgctgcatctctctttcgcctcgctgctaCGCCGCTGATGCGCCGCAGTTGTTGTCTCCTCCCTTcttgtcgccgtcgtcgcgctcgctgacctcgtctctctcgtctctcgcctctctctcgtctctcgcgtcggAATCGTGTTCGTCTTCGTTCGCAGCTAtaggggcggcggcggagcggcttcgcctgcgcgaccgtctgctgcttctgtttctggtgtctctgtcggcggcctcgccgcactTTTTTCGGCACTCGCTGACGACTTTTCAGCTCTTCTTCACGCGCGACTCGCGCCTTCAGTACTCGGACCTTCTCCACGggcttctcttttctctcctcgaaCTCCCCGCTGttcccgcctcgctgctcgccggcTTCTGGCGCTCCTCCCGCCGCGAACGGAGGCGGAAAGACCACGAcccgcgagaagaaaaaattCGAGAAGGGATTCCTCCGCCAGAGGAGACGCAAGccgagcagagagaagcagtcggcgcagaagaagaaggtcGAGAGTGCAGGGGCcaggggggagagggagagcgggCGCGTGGTGGAGAGGGGCGTGAGTCCGCGTGGGTCAGGACGCGAAGTggagcctctgcgcgggagaggagcgGCTTTGAGAATTTGGAAGACGAACCGAGAGGtcagggcgacgcgccggagcgcgccgccgcagagtcgcgctcggcgaaggtcctcgcccgcctccactcgccgtcctcctcgctctccttctgcgtgcctgcgcctcctcctaGTGCTCCTCTTGTCGAGCCCGCGCTCGGAGTCccccgtctcctctcgccgccccGTCGTCGGGACTTGCTCTCGAaggcttcctcgcgctctgtctcgccctcctcctcgcccgagCCTAGGGCTGCTCGCAGGCAGTCTCTGCGGACGCGGGGGCGCGCGTGGGATGACAGCGAGCCGACTGGTATCCTGTGGGGGGCGGCCGTCTGCTGGGTTGGTCAGTTgtgcttcgccgtctcgaTTTCGGTCTTTGCCTTTCTCCCAGCGGCGTGCCTCACGATTATGGTggctggcgcaggcggcggcgcgctcgtcgtgctgcagcgcgcggcgatcgTCTCGCTCTTCCCCGACTCGCCTGCCGGGGCTATGGCCGTCAGCGTCGCCTGCAACGCAGTCGCCAAGACGCTGGGGCGCCTCGGGCCTGCTTTCCTCGTGtccctcttcgctgcctcttcctcttcttcctcttcctcctcttcctcctctgcgtcgcggctgccgcaggaaGGCGATGCGCTGGAAGCGTCCCATGGAGAAGGAAACGCAgactcttcttcgccgtcgtccgcggccaaggtgcccgccgcggccgctgtctcctctgcgcagctgtTTCCCGCGAACGGAGCCGACTACTACTACTACCGCGCGCTGATTCTCGGCAtggcgctcgccagcgggCTGAGTGTGCTCGCGGCCTggggcgtgcggcgcgtcgcgcggcggctgcatgTCTTTCTTTTCGGcggggcagcagccgcgtcgccgccgcgaaagcATCAGCGAGCGAACGCAGAGCCGAAAAACCCGAGAAAgcccagcgcgcgcagcctgggCTCTCTCGAGGAGCCGCTCCTCGCGGCACCCTGCGCGCCGTATGCAGCCACAGACGCCCCGagggacgacgaggcagggCTCGccggacgcggagacgcccccCTCGAACTCAGAtggcgtctctgcggtgcAACTGTGACGCCTAGAGGCGGACCAGAGAGCTTCccgtgcgcgtcgccgccctgtcTAGCCCAGGgagatggagagagagaaaaaagaccacgaggagaggcggcggctgtcgcacAACCTGGGGCAGGagcggagacacgcgagtCTTTTTGTGCGCCGTCGCGACCTCGCGCGAGTTctgtgtctccgcctgcttcCGCACACTACCGGCCGCCCTTCCCGTTGGggtcctcgtcctcctcctcgtttCTTGACGAGGCAGATGCGGAGGAGGTGACGATCTACCGGAActcttcttccctcgcgCACCGAAGGCCCccgggcgaggcagacagcgaagTCGCCCGACAGCGAccctcgtctccttcctcgctgtcgcgttcgcctccgtcctccgcctcctggtcgtccccctcgccgtcgcagaagtcaggcgacgaagccgaTGCActcgagcggcgcgaggcgaaggagggggCTGCCGACGCGGTGGGCTGGCGCGCATACGCCTCCTCTCACGCGGTCTGCCTCCCACCCCGACTCACACAGCCGAGCCGCGGGAAACCgactccctcgtcgccctcgtgcGGCAGTTTCCTCGCCCAGTCTCTTCCGTCACCCCCCtcttcgcgcttctcgccgccaTGCGGCGGGCGGGAGACCCTGAAGgccgctccagcggcggctgcggaggcttctgtcgggctcgccggcgcaggcgcggacgaaggcggggggcggccgtcagggcggagaggcggcggcgcgagccgcgtgcAGAGTCTGCCTGCAAGATGTCGGATGTGTTGGCGAGAACAGAGACACGAATTTCAACGAACGATCGGAAAGCTGGGGAAGGAATTCTGGTCTGTCGTCATCATCCATGCCCTCATCGTCGCTGTCGGGCACTGTTTCCTCTCGTTCTCCTCCAGCATCTTCTACCGAGTCTACAAAGCGAGTTTTCTGCACGCGGCCTTCTATGCGGCGCTTATCACAG TCACCACGATCGTCCTTCTCCCAGTTTTCGCGTATCTCATCGACCGCGTGGGgggcagcctcgcgctcgtcgccgtcgggaTGCTGCTCATGTGGCTCGTTTTCTGCGGCACCATAGCGCTTCAGCCTCCGTCTCCGTCCGCGTTgtcctcttctgcctcttcctcttcttcggcctTCTTGGGTTcacccccgccgcccgcgccgccagagtttcctgccgcctcctttccttctgcttctttcctGTCTTCCCCCCCTCattctctcctcgtccttcttccgcttcttccttcgATTTTGCGACTGGATCTCTGGC cttcgcctcttctcttccctgcctctccgtcggattcttctgtctcttcattgccgtcttctgcctcctcggcgaTGTCtccttctgtctccgcggcttcaCCACCGCATTCAGGCGCCTCGGAGTCTGCAGATGCACCAGTTCTTTATAGTGCCTCTCCTTTGCCTCGCACTCATGAGGGTTCTTCCCCCGCTCCGGaagcctcttcctcttcgatTTTCTCCGGTCCTCGGCGCGCAGTgccgctcggcgtcggcggctaccggcggcagccagagggcgacgacgggcaCGAAGAGCAAGGCGGAAGCGCGGAGGTAGAAGAAGGCAGATGGGCAGTGCTGaccgcgcttcttctcggcattgcagaggcgctgctgcctaCCGTTCTCATGGCGCTCGTCGCAGATAAGGCTGT CGTGCCTGACCCTGCGCTTTACGGAGTGGCCTTCGCCCTGATGGAGGTTGGGAAGGCACTCGCCGTCGCAGGCACCGACGCCGCGTTCGGCTTCATCGTTGACAGGCAAAATG GCTCTTACGTCGGCGGCCTGTGGTTCCTCTGTTTATTGATCGTGATTTCCGTCATCCCATTCGGCGTTCTAGTATTCGCGAAGCTGtttggaggcgaaggcaacCTGAAgcacctcctcgcgccgctgtccgCTGCAGCCTTTCTGCCTCACCCTCGCCGGCAGCTCTACCGTTAG